A window of the Comamonas sp. Y33R10-2 genome harbors these coding sequences:
- a CDS encoding NUDIX domain-containing protein encodes MNQSAGLREAIQVSVDVVLLTLVEQQLHAVLLRRAVAPFSGVWALPGGFVHTAEDADAQASAARVLKSKVGIEGAYLEQLATFSGPARDPRGWSVAVAYCALLPVQNLPPDRADLLVVPVSALPQLPFDHRAILDAALARVRSKSLYSSLPVHLCGETFTLPQLQQVYENILGEPLNKVSFRRKMDEMDWLEPVPGAMQQGGAHRPAQLYRAKPGYSQTLALSARGL; translated from the coding sequence ATGAATCAAAGTGCCGGGTTGAGAGAGGCCATTCAAGTCAGCGTCGATGTCGTGCTTCTCACTTTGGTTGAGCAGCAGTTGCACGCCGTGCTGCTGCGCCGCGCTGTTGCTCCATTTTCAGGAGTATGGGCCTTGCCCGGTGGCTTTGTTCATACCGCAGAAGATGCCGATGCCCAAGCCAGTGCAGCGCGGGTGCTCAAATCCAAGGTGGGCATTGAAGGCGCATACCTAGAGCAACTTGCCACCTTTAGTGGCCCGGCGCGTGATCCGCGGGGTTGGTCTGTTGCGGTGGCTTATTGCGCTTTATTGCCTGTGCAAAACCTGCCGCCTGATCGTGCAGATTTGCTGGTTGTGCCCGTCTCAGCCCTGCCGCAACTGCCGTTTGATCACCGCGCCATTCTGGATGCGGCACTGGCGCGTGTGCGCAGTAAAAGCCTGTATTCCTCGCTGCCTGTGCACTTGTGCGGCGAGACATTCACGCTGCCGCAGTTGCAGCAGGTGTATGAAAATATCTTGGGCGAGCCGCTGAACAAGGTGAGCTTTCGCCGCAAGATGGACGAGATGGATTGGCTCGAACCCGTGCCCGGCGCCATGCAGCAAGGCGGCGCGCATCGCCCAGCGCAGTTGTACCGGGCTAAACCGGGCTATAGCCAGACGCTGGCGCTGAGTGCCAGAGGACTTTGA
- the metK gene encoding methionine adenosyltransferase, which translates to MANSDFLFTSESVSEGHPDKVADQISDAILDAIFTQDPHSRVAAETLTNTGLVVLAGEITTGANVDYIQVARDTIKRIGYDNTDYGIDYKGCAVLVAYDKQSQDIAQGVDKASDDELNTGAGDQGLMFGYACDETPELMPAPIYYAHRLMERQAQLRKDGRLPFLRPDAKSQVTLRYVDGKPHSIDTVVLSTQHSPDQSETATKMKASFTEAIIEEIIKPVLPKEWLLDTKYLINPTGRFVVGGPQGDCGLTGRKIIVDTYGGACPHGGGAFSGKDPTKVDRSAAYAARYVAKNVVAAGLARQCQVQVAYAIGVARPMNITVYTEGTGVIPDAEIAKLVAAHFDLRPKGIIQMLDLLRPIYSKTAAYGHFGREEPEFTWERTDKAALLRAAAGLK; encoded by the coding sequence ATGGCGAACAGCGATTTTCTGTTTACCTCGGAATCGGTTTCTGAAGGTCACCCCGACAAGGTCGCGGACCAGATCTCTGATGCGATTTTGGACGCTATTTTCACCCAAGACCCGCACAGCCGCGTGGCAGCCGAGACACTGACCAACACCGGTCTGGTGGTATTGGCAGGTGAAATCACCACCGGCGCGAATGTCGACTACATCCAAGTTGCGCGCGACACCATCAAACGCATTGGCTACGACAACACCGACTACGGCATCGACTACAAGGGTTGCGCCGTCCTCGTTGCTTACGACAAGCAAAGCCAAGACATTGCCCAAGGCGTGGACAAGGCCAGCGACGATGAGCTGAACACCGGCGCTGGCGACCAAGGCCTGATGTTTGGCTATGCCTGCGATGAAACGCCCGAGCTGATGCCCGCGCCTATCTATTACGCACACCGCCTGATGGAGCGCCAAGCCCAGCTGCGCAAGGATGGCCGTCTGCCCTTCCTGCGCCCTGACGCCAAGAGCCAAGTGACTTTGCGCTATGTGGATGGCAAGCCCCACAGCATTGACACCGTGGTGCTATCCACCCAGCACAGCCCCGATCAGTCGGAAACAGCGACCAAGATGAAGGCATCGTTTACCGAAGCCATCATTGAAGAGATCATCAAGCCCGTGCTGCCCAAAGAGTGGCTGCTGGACACCAAGTATCTGATCAACCCCACCGGCCGCTTCGTCGTGGGCGGCCCTCAGGGCGACTGCGGCCTGACCGGTCGCAAGATCATTGTCGATACCTACGGCGGTGCCTGCCCTCACGGCGGTGGTGCTTTCTCGGGTAAAGACCCAACCAAGGTGGACCGCTCGGCTGCTTACGCTGCCCGCTACGTGGCCAAGAACGTGGTCGCCGCCGGTCTGGCGCGCCAGTGCCAGGTTCAAGTGGCCTACGCCATTGGCGTGGCTCGCCCCATGAACATTACCGTGTACACCGAAGGCACAGGCGTGATTCCCGATGCGGAAATCGCCAAGCTGGTGGCTGCGCACTTCGACCTGCGCCCTAAGGGCATCATCCAGATGCTGGACCTGCTGCGCCCCATCTACAGCAAGACCGCCGCCTACGGCCACTTTGGCCGTGAAGAACCGGAATTTACGTGGGAACGTACGGACAAGGCTGCGCTGCTGCGCGCTGCTGCCGGCCTGAAGTAA